In the genome of Paenibacillus sp. FSL R5-0766, one region contains:
- a CDS encoding molybdenum cofactor biosynthesis protein B yields MTNSVEQHRQEAPDTVSCMIVTVSDTRTKDTDTSGQLMQQLLHEAGYQIVEYIITPDETENIRSILQDAAVRDDIEAVLLSGGTGIAPRDTTYEAVSSLLDNELPGFGEIFRFLSYTEDIGSAAILSRAVAGTIGRTAVFSMPGSKGAVKLAMEKLILPELRHVMREIYKPV; encoded by the coding sequence ATGACTAATTCAGTGGAACAACATCGCCAGGAAGCCCCTGACACGGTATCGTGCATGATTGTTACGGTGTCGGACACACGCACTAAAGACACTGACACCAGTGGCCAGCTCATGCAACAGCTTCTGCATGAAGCGGGTTATCAGATCGTTGAATACATCATCACACCAGATGAAACGGAGAACATTCGAAGTATCCTGCAAGATGCAGCTGTTCGTGATGATATCGAAGCCGTGTTGCTTAGCGGCGGAACAGGGATTGCACCCCGAGATACAACCTACGAAGCGGTGTCTTCACTTCTCGACAATGAACTTCCGGGCTTTGGTGAGATCTTCCGTTTTCTCAGTTACACCGAAGATATCGGTTCCGCTGCCATCCTGAGCAGAGCCGTCGCTGGAACGATTGGACGCACAGCAGTATTCTCCATGCCGGGTTCCAAAGGAGCCGTCAAATTGGCCATGGAAAAACTCATTCTGCCCGAGCTGCGGCATGTGATGCGTGAAATATATAAACCCGTCTGA
- a CDS encoding GTP-binding protein, with protein sequence MNETIIKEQSIPVYILSGFLGSGKTTLLVQLIEHWQQQGLRPAVVMNELGEVNLDGQIVDSTVPMTEMLGGCICCTVRGDLGLQLADLVQEESPDVIIIEATGAANPMEILDAVTETSLYMRLELKSLITVVDAAHLSGLYQEQKGQTFKLMQEQIRCASVLLLNKTDRVSAQELKDLEQLLAKWNGFAPVIPTVKCEVEMDLLLRSGADVHVRDSASEADKLAHQEQHVHTETCGTHGCSHGHEHTDHTVQDDATNTDAPHSHVHNHGHEHSAPHASHEHVMVYTHYFSHPVNSESFEQFVSALPRDVYRAKGILSFSDTASRFWFQYAYRESDYMKITPQGDVPNVAVFIGEHFDQTVIRDQLLELEAIK encoded by the coding sequence ATGAATGAAACGATTATAAAAGAACAATCCATACCTGTATATATACTGTCAGGTTTTTTGGGGAGTGGCAAAACAACACTGCTTGTTCAGTTGATCGAACATTGGCAACAGCAGGGTTTGCGTCCCGCAGTGGTTATGAATGAGTTAGGCGAAGTCAATCTGGATGGTCAGATTGTGGATTCCACCGTTCCGATGACAGAGATGTTAGGTGGATGCATCTGTTGTACCGTACGTGGCGACTTGGGATTGCAACTTGCTGATCTCGTTCAAGAGGAATCACCGGATGTGATCATCATTGAAGCAACCGGTGCCGCGAACCCAATGGAGATTCTGGATGCGGTAACGGAGACCTCACTCTACATGCGACTGGAACTGAAAAGTCTCATTACCGTTGTGGATGCAGCACATCTATCTGGTCTGTATCAGGAGCAGAAGGGGCAGACGTTCAAACTGATGCAGGAGCAGATTCGTTGTGCATCTGTGCTTCTCTTGAACAAAACGGATCGGGTGAGTGCACAGGAACTGAAGGATCTGGAGCAGCTTTTGGCAAAATGGAATGGCTTCGCACCTGTAATCCCTACGGTCAAATGTGAGGTGGAGATGGATCTGTTGCTTCGCAGTGGGGCAGACGTGCATGTACGTGATTCAGCTTCTGAAGCTGATAAGCTGGCTCACCAAGAGCAACATGTGCATACGGAAACCTGTGGTACACATGGTTGCAGTCATGGTCATGAACATACAGATCATACAGTCCAAGACGATGCTACTAATACTGACGCACCCCATAGCCATGTCCATAACCACGGTCACGAGCATTCCGCTCCCCATGCATCACACGAACATGTCATGGTGTATACGCATTATTTCAGTCATCCGGTGAACAGCGAATCATTTGAACAATTTGTATCTGCTTTGCCACGGGACGTGTATCGAGCAAAAGGCATTTTATCGTTTAGTGACACGGCGAGCCGTTTCTGGTTCCAGTATGCTTACCGTGAATCGGATTACATGAAGATTACACCTCAGGGAGATGTCCCTAATGTTGCAGTGTTTATAGGTGAACATTTTGACCAAACTGTCATTCGTGACCAATTACTGGAATTGGAAGCGATAAAGTAG
- a CDS encoding four-helix bundle copper-binding protein: MTQQQYQQCIDACLECMNACNVCYISSLKEYDLAMLRDCIRLNRECAEICSFAAQAMTRGSDFIAEICELCVKACEACAAECGKHHHDHCQACAEACRRCAEACRLMAAVA, from the coding sequence ATGACACAACAACAATATCAACAATGTATCGATGCTTGCCTGGAGTGCATGAATGCTTGCAACGTATGTTACATATCGAGTCTGAAAGAATATGATCTGGCGATGCTGCGTGATTGCATTCGTTTGAATCGTGAATGTGCGGAGATCTGCAGTTTTGCTGCACAAGCGATGACACGTGGAAGTGATTTCATTGCTGAAATATGTGAATTGTGTGTGAAAGCTTGTGAAGCTTGCGCCGCTGAGTGTGGCAAACACCACCATGATCACTGCCAAGCATGTGCAGAGGCTTGCCGCAGATGTGCAGAAGCTTGCCGGTTGATGGCAGCAGTGGCGTAA